ACTAAATGGTTCTACGATGACATTCGAGTCTTGTCCGTAGTATTGATGCTCAAAAAGGGCGACAGCAAAGATACCACCTACTGTTAAGCCACCAATACGTGGAAACCATAAGTCGGCCCACTCTCCGTATATTTTGTATCCCTTGTATCGGTCTACTCTCTTTTCATCTAGAATGTTCTCTTCTATGAAAGATTGTATCGAATCCCTTCCCTCTGTATTTTTTGAGATCCTAGTCTTCTCTGACTTGCTACTCATGGGTAATCGACTTGAACGTGACAGATATAAGATTTTTGTTGAAGAGAATATAGTCAGAAAGAGGTTAAGCGCGACTGGCCATATCTAAAGCTATCGATAGGTTGATTTTGATTAGAGATTGTTAAGAAATCCACGTCGTTGCTCTGCTTTTTGCTCCTCAGTACGTTTGTCGTAGTGCTTGTCCAGAATTTCCTTACTCACGTTCATGCGATCACTCACGACCTGTTCAGGAACATCGTTAAGAAGAAAGTGCGTGATTGCACCACGACGGATATCATGAGGCCGAATACTACTTGGACACGTTGCACCCCCCTTGTAGCCCTCTGCATCGCATTCCTCAGGTTCTCGGTCGTGAGGACATTCTCCAAGGAAGCATGGTTGTGTGACACGGTACACTGTACGGCGTAGAGTGCTGATGGTGGGTCGTCCGTGTGCTGTTGTAAACAGAGGTTGCCGTTCGTAGTCGTCGGTCACGCTGTGGCGACTGTTATCAATATAGTCCGCAAGCACCTTCGATGTATGAGACGTGAGAGTAACGTATCGCTCACCGTGCTTTGCATTCTTTAGCGGGGTGTCGGTCTCAGGTCGGTGGATCAATTCAACACGATCTCGCTGACGGTGAACATCCTTCACGTCAATTCCACGAGCAGCACCAACACGAATTCCAGTACGCCAGAGGAGGAGGAAGAGTGCGTGTTCGCGGCTGGCGTATTTGAATTGACTAAGATGTTCCAGAATCTTCTCAGCCCGTTTTGCCTCCATGATAGTGTCACGGTGCTCACCGTCGCCAGCATCTGGGAGTTCTACTTTCTCGTGGAGTCGGTGGGGAACCCCGTCAATGCGTTCACAGAACTTGAGAAAGGCACGGATAGTAGCAAGTTGACCACGGAGTGAGACCGTAGTGAGATTACCGTCCTTGCGCCGCCAAACACGGTACGCTTGCAGATCACGTCCGCTTAGCTCGTTGAGATTATCACGACCCTCTTTGTCGCACCACCGAATAAAATGCTGAAGACGATATTCATGGGATTGGACAGTGCTGGCTGCTTTCTCGCCTTCTGCTGATTGTAGGTACAGTTCGACTGCTTCTTCTGCAGAGATCGGCTCTAGTTTCGTCATGGCTCTTGTCACTGAGCACCAGTTGGGCAGGCGGGTGAAGTGCACCTCATCTGGGTGAAGTGCGGTGAGACACGGCCCTGGAACCACCAAGTCGGTGAGTGGTCGAGTCCCGCAGGGAGTCGGCCACTATCGCGGGCCGCCTGCGGCCCGAGAGGTTCGAATCCGCCCGAGCCCATGAAAATCCGCGAGCGCAGCGAGCGTGATTTTCTGTCGAGAGGGCGATGCGAGCCCAGAGGACGAGCGAACTCGGCGTGGTTCGAGTCCATCCGAGACTTGTTTCTGTGAAAGCGCTCGAATTCAAAGGGAGGGCAGCGTCCTCGCGAACCGAGTCCGCGCGGGTCGAGTTCTGCCGGTTTCTCGACTAGAGACTGAGTCTCCGCTGTCGAACCCGCCCGAGACACCCATATCAAAATTTCTACTGTTCTATCGAAGATGGCCTTTCAGTCCGGTAATTATCGCATCCAAACCCCAATCAGTTCGTGATAGATTTTGTATATTTTCTCTATACAAAAGTAACTAATATATACAAGTGAACTGTGCAGACTATCCGATACAAGTGATACTCTAATGCTTCGAAACGTATTCGCTGGCGTCGGCGTCCTCACCTTGGTCGTCGTCGCGGGCATCGGCGGTGCGTTGGCGCTCGGTCTCACGCCGGGCGACATCGTCGGCGGTGCGGCGGGCGGCGTCGGCGACGACGCACCGACGGACGCGAGAACCGACGGCGGTACCACCGGAGGCGACGACGGAGCGTCGTCCGGCGGAGGCGACGACGCCGTACAGGACGCGTACGACCAGCCGCTTCGGTTCTCCGTCGGTGAAATCGAGGAGTGCGGGACGACCTGTCGGGACGTGACCGCGCAAGTGAAGAACACCGGCAACGAGTCCGTCGATGACATCGACGTGACCGTCCGCATCTTCGCCGACGACGACGAGGTGTGGAACGGGAACGTCGAAGTCGGGGCTGTGGACGCCGGGGAGGTGCAGGAGCAGACGATCCGCGTCGAACTCGGCTACATGGACGCTTACAAAATCAAGCAGAACGACGGCTACATCACCGTTCGCACGACGGTGACGACGGCGGAGGGGAGCTTCGAGTTTACGGAGCGTCGGAAGGTCGCGTGAGAACGGTCGGCACGCCGTCGGCGTGTTCCGAAATCCTTTTTGCTTCCATCCGCATCCATCAGAGTGCGCCGCCTTAGCTCAGACTGGGAGAGCACTCGACTGAAGATCGAGCTGTCCCCGGTTCAAATCCGGGAGGCGGCATCCCTCCTGATTCCGACTGTCGAGCGAGGCGTCTCGTCGCCGAGCGACTTCGTCGGAATCCGTCGATATCATCGATCGCGATTTGAATCACGGAACGAGCGAACTCCTGGAAGTGTAAATCCGGGAGGCGAACCTTCCGCTCGGAGTCAGTCAACCCGCACATAGAGAGTCAGGCGTTCGGGCGCGTCGGCAGCAGGGTTTTACCCGCTGCTACCCTACTCCGGTAGGTTATCACCATGAGCTTCTCCACCACTCCTTCAGAATCGGACAGCCCCTCAGAGCGAATCGAGGCGGCAGTCGACCGCGCGAACTCGGCGGCGGGCGACGCGTCCGACAGTTCCTTGACGGGGACAGCGAAGGAACTGGTCGACGTACTCGTCGCGGGCGGGGCGCTCCTCGATAGTATCGATTTCGAGCGACTGCCGGAGGTCGTCGAGAAAGGACAGCTTCCGGCGCTCGTCGATGTCGACCACCTCGCAGACGCTATCCGAGAACGCGACCCCGATTTGGCCTTCGACTTGAGTAACTTGGAGAAGGTCGTCAACACACGAGAGCTGTGGAACTCAATCGACCTCCTCGAGTTCGGGAAAGCCAAGCGACGGTTGGACCGAGAACTCGAAGACGTTCCCGAGATCGACTCCTCGAAGGGAGTTGATAGCGACTCGGAGGCAGTCGAGGATGCCAAGGAGTTCACCGACTCGCTTCGCCCCGAAGCCAAAAGAGCGCTGGTCCACCAGGAGGCCGCAAAAAGGCTGAAAGTCGCCCGTAAAGCAGTCATAGCGCAACACACAGCTCTCGAACGGGTTTACGCGTCGAACCCGACGCACTCCGGAAGTCCCGCAAAAAAGCGGACCAGTCGAAATCCGACGGCGGTGTCGTTGCGTCCGTCGGGGCCGCTTCCGAACGGCGTCTCGACGCGGGTGTCGACGGTTCCGGCGGCGGTTCCGTATTCGGAAATCGATGCGCTCCCGCGAATCTACGGTCGGCGGTGGAGAGGAGTCGAGTCCGAGAGGAAACCGTAGAGTCGGGGAGAGCACTATAAGCGGGAGGCAGTGCCATTTACACCGAGAGCGGACTTTCGTCGGATATGGACGCGGACATCTCCATCGTCCGAACGGATGTCTCCGGACACGAAGCCGAACTACGGGAGTTGCTCCACGAGTACTTCCTCGAAGCGAACGAACTGGGCCAAGAGTGGTTCGGCGACGAGGAATTCGGCGCGGACCCACAGAAGATAGCGGCCGCTGACCTCGACAGACTCGCGTCGGCGACGGTGGACGAACCGCTGTTTCTGGCGCAGCGAGATGACGAACTGGTCGGGTCGATTCAGTTGAAACAGCTAGACGAAACGACCTCCGAGGTGAAGCGACTCTACGTGAAGCCGCCTCACCGGAATGCCGGAGTCGGGCGGACACTCGTCGAGACGCTGATTGCGGCGGCGGAGAGCGATGGGTTTGAGACGCTTCGGTTGGGCGTCGCGCCCTACCACGAGAGCGCACGGGCGCTGTACCGAGCGCTCGGATTCGAGTTCACTCCCGCGTACGAAGAGACGCAGGCCCCGGCCGAGATTCACGACGACTGGGGGTTCATGAAACTCGCGCTCACCGAGTGACTGACTCCGCCGCGCGACGCCTCCGTTTACAGCAGTGAACGGAGCAACCGAAGCGGGAACGTGACGATTGCGATGACGAAGTCGAGTATCGTACGGAGCAGCGAGCGGATAGCTCTGAGCATCACTACAGTGTTCGACGCCGAACAGTATCGTGGTTGGGGCTGCACGTGCAGGGTGGATTAAATCCTCCCGACGGAACGCCTTTGTCGCCGCCGAACGACCGCATTCCCGCGTGCGAGACATCTATTCGCACGGCCATCTAACGAAGAAAGACATATAGTTTCGGTTCGAAATAGGACTAGCAACGAGTGTCCCGATTTCCAAATCCAATTCGAGGGGTAATCTTACTCATCGGTCTCGTGCTCGCGCGACTCGGCCTCGTCGCGCCCGAGCGCGTTCGCCGAACGACCGACCTCTCGTGGCCGCGCATCGTCACGGGAGTCGCGCGCATGTCGAAGAACGCCGTCGACGTGGCGATGGTCGGCATCGCCATCGGTCCCGCCGCAATCGCCGGCGTCGGCCTCGCGAGTGCCTACTGGGGCATCGCGTTCGCGCTCGGCGGCGGGTTCGCCGCCGGGACCATCGCGCTCGTCTCGCAGCGCTACGGCGCGGACGCGTTCGAGGAACTTGGGCAGGCGGTTCGCTCCAGTCTCCTCGTCGTCGTCGCGGTGACCATACCCGTGATGGTCGCGTTCGTCTTCTTCCCGTACCAACTCATCGACCTCCTGAGCGGCGACGCCGACGCGATAGCGTTCGGTGCGGTCTACCTCCAGATCGTCGGCTTCGCCGTCCCTTTCGCGGGCGTCAACCTCATCGGCAGTCGCATCTACATCGGTCTCGACGACGCGTGGACACCGATGCTCGTCCGCGCCGGCGGCGCGATATCGAACATCGTCTTCAGCGCGCTGTTCATCTTCGGCTTCGATATGGGCGTCGGAGGCGCGGCGTTCGGCACGCTGCTGGCGAACGTGTTGGTCACCGTCGCGTTTACCGTCGGCCTCGTCAACGGGCGTCTCCCCGGTGCGGGCGACATTCCCGTTGCCGTCGACCTGACGGGGTCGTACGTCGACTGGCCGACGACGAGACAGATAATCGAAATCGGTCTCCCGGTCGTCGGTCGCAGCATGGTGTGGACTGTCGCCAACTTCCCGATGCTGGCCATCGTCGGCATGTTCGGTGCGCCGGTGCTCGCCGCCTACGTCATCAGCCGCCGCATCTGGGGCATCATGAACACTCCCGGATGGGGCTTCGGTCTCGCGTCGAGCAGTCTCGTCGGTCAAGAGTTGGGATCGGGAGACGAGCGGACGGCGGAGGCCTACGGGCGCGAAATCGTTCGATTCTCCGTTGCCACCTACGTCGTCGCCGCGACGCTCGTCGCGGTGTTCGCCGAACCTATCGTCCTCGCGTTCGTCGGTACGCGCGCGGACCCGTCGTTCTCCATGGCCGTGACGCTCGTCTACGTCTCCTGTTTCGCGGTCATCGCGCAGG
This genomic stretch from Haloprofundus salilacus harbors:
- a CDS encoding tyrosine-type recombinase/integrase; the encoded protein is MTKLEPISAEEAVELYLQSAEGEKAASTVQSHEYRLQHFIRWCDKEGRDNLNELSGRDLQAYRVWRRKDGNLTTVSLRGQLATIRAFLKFCERIDGVPHRLHEKVELPDAGDGEHRDTIMEAKRAEKILEHLSQFKYASREHALFLLLWRTGIRVGAARGIDVKDVHRQRDRVELIHRPETDTPLKNAKHGERYVTLTSHTSKVLADYIDNSRHSVTDDYERQPLFTTAHGRPTISTLRRTVYRVTQPCFLGECPHDREPEECDAEGYKGGATCPSSIRPHDIRRGAITHFLLNDVPEQVVSDRMNVSKEILDKHYDKRTEEQKAEQRRGFLNNL
- a CDS encoding GNAT family N-acetyltransferase, whose translation is MDADISIVRTDVSGHEAELRELLHEYFLEANELGQEWFGDEEFGADPQKIAAADLDRLASATVDEPLFLAQRDDELVGSIQLKQLDETTSEVKRLYVKPPHRNAGVGRTLVETLIAAAESDGFETLRLGVAPYHESARALYRALGFEFTPAYEETQAPAEIHDDWGFMKLALTE
- a CDS encoding MATE family efflux transporter encodes the protein MSRFPNPIRGVILLIGLVLARLGLVAPERVRRTTDLSWPRIVTGVARMSKNAVDVAMVGIAIGPAAIAGVGLASAYWGIAFALGGGFAAGTIALVSQRYGADAFEELGQAVRSSLLVVVAVTIPVMVAFVFFPYQLIDLLSGDADAIAFGAVYLQIVGFAVPFAGVNLIGSRIYIGLDDAWTPMLVRAGGAISNIVFSALFIFGFDMGVGGAAFGTLLANVLVTVAFTVGLVNGRLPGAGDIPVAVDLTGSYVDWPTTRQIIEIGLPVVGRSMVWTVANFPMLAIVGMFGAPVLAAYVISRRIWGIMNTPGWGFGLASSSLVGQELGSGDERTAEAYGREIVRFSVATYVVAATLVAVFAEPIVLAFVGTRADPSFSMAVTLVYVSCFAVIAQGVSGASAGPLDASGDTAWPFLSQALGMFAFSIPVAYLGATTSLGYWGLYLSFVAETTVPAALNYYRFSTGKWKVVSRKFRPGTAVADD